A section of the Rummeliibacillus pycnus genome encodes:
- a CDS encoding GNAT family N-acetyltransferase, whose amino-acid sequence MKISSLQEYSKEQVINFFIQQWGTTEMVISSGVYDCSKLDGYVFLNDQRKIIGLITYIIRGEECEIVSLDSIEENHGIGTKLVQEVEKTALAKKCKQVTLITTNDNLRALKFYQKRGYFLTKVYPNAVQIARKYKPEIPFVGDGGIPIRDEIELQKVLV is encoded by the coding sequence ATGAAAATTTCTTCACTCCAAGAATATTCGAAGGAACAAGTGATCAATTTCTTTATTCAACAATGGGGCACTACAGAAATGGTTATTTCATCAGGAGTATACGATTGTAGCAAATTAGATGGCTATGTTTTTCTTAATGATCAACGCAAGATTATTGGCCTCATCACTTATATTATTCGAGGAGAAGAATGCGAAATTGTTTCATTAGATAGCATCGAAGAGAATCATGGTATTGGGACAAAACTCGTTCAGGAGGTTGAAAAAACAGCTCTTGCAAAGAAATGTAAACAAGTTACTTTAATCACAACAAATGATAATTTACGCGCATTAAAGTTTTACCAAAAGAGAGGATATTTTTTAACAAAGGTTTACCCCAATGCAGTACAAATAGCGAGGAAATACAAACCGGAAATTCCATTTGTAGGAGATGGTGGAATTCCAATTAGAGATGAAATTGAGCTTCAAAAAGTTTTAGTTTGA
- a CDS encoding LysR family transcriptional regulator — METEWLRTFLVAAKTENFGEAAEKRFLSQSTVTKHIHHLEKELKTSLFERSGKKVRLNMAGAYFFVKAEKLIEMLDDSLKSTQAFLDGYTSNLTIGVAPQIANSILPMIIEHFNTNKPHIQISLELLNSNEIGEAVYRGAIDIGLSKIIPIRELQIEVIADEAIQLVSPPSKSEVEPTELLKNETILTHEYAPYWEDIQQVLISKFPSHKSMKVNQTEVIKNFVKQGLGIAFLPQSIVQKEGEEGILCIRSLNLFQHIMSQTYFISKYISSDIQAFLESSKAIYSTLTGSKTFTDGSYKGISN; from the coding sequence ATGGAAACTGAATGGTTAAGGACTTTTTTGGTTGCAGCTAAAACAGAGAACTTCGGGGAAGCAGCTGAAAAACGCTTTTTATCACAATCTACTGTCACTAAACATATTCACCATTTAGAAAAAGAACTAAAAACATCCTTATTTGAACGAAGTGGCAAAAAGGTACGGTTAAATATGGCGGGTGCTTATTTTTTTGTTAAAGCTGAAAAGTTAATTGAAATGCTTGATGATTCGCTAAAGAGTACCCAAGCTTTTTTGGATGGTTATACATCTAATTTAACAATTGGTGTAGCACCACAAATCGCCAACTCAATTTTACCGATGATCATCGAGCATTTTAATACCAATAAACCGCATATTCAGATATCACTTGAACTATTAAATTCAAATGAAATAGGAGAAGCTGTTTATCGTGGTGCTATTGATATCGGTCTATCGAAAATAATACCTATACGAGAATTACAAATTGAGGTAATTGCCGATGAAGCTATTCAATTAGTAAGCCCACCCTCTAAAAGTGAAGTAGAGCCAACTGAATTATTAAAAAATGAGACAATTTTAACCCATGAGTATGCACCATATTGGGAGGATATTCAACAGGTGCTTATAAGCAAATTCCCCTCACATAAAAGCATGAAAGTTAACCAAACTGAAGTTATCAAAAATTTTGTTAAGCAAGGGCTGGGTATTGCGTTTTTACCACAAAGTATTGTGCAAAAAGAGGGAGAAGAAGGAATACTTTGCATTCGTTCTTTAAACTTATTTCAACATATCATGTCGCAAACTTATTTTATTTCTAAATACATATCTAGTGATATCCAGGCTTTTCTAGAAAGTAGCAAAGCTATTTATTCTACATTAACAGGCAGTAAGACCTTCACTGATGGAAGTTATAAAGGCATTTCAAATTAA
- a CDS encoding class I SAM-dependent methyltransferase, with the protein MSEWNAALYDQKHDFVSKFGGSLVELLAPQKGETVLDLGCGTGDLASEIANQGAFVHGIDASDTMIHQAQRKYPQLQFSVRDATQIDVHDQFDAVFSNAALHWIKQPEMVVQNVYNALKANGRFVAEMGGKGNISSIVNAIKQSMDELGYTYIEDYFPWYFPTAEAYRELLQRAGFQVKMMTLYERPTPLIGDDGIKNWLQMFSTTIFQHLSEDQKNNVVQLCEKILKPQLYKEHTWIADYWRIRFVAVK; encoded by the coding sequence ATGAGTGAATGGAATGCAGCTTTATATGATCAAAAGCATGATTTCGTTTCAAAATTTGGTGGGAGTTTAGTCGAATTACTAGCACCACAAAAAGGGGAAACTGTATTAGATTTAGGCTGTGGTACAGGAGATTTAGCTAGTGAAATCGCAAATCAAGGAGCCTTTGTGCATGGTATCGATGCATCCGATACAATGATTCATCAAGCACAAAGAAAATATCCACAATTACAATTTTCTGTACGGGATGCGACACAAATTGATGTACATGATCAATTTGATGCCGTTTTCTCCAACGCTGCATTACACTGGATTAAACAACCTGAAATGGTTGTCCAAAATGTTTACAATGCTTTAAAAGCAAATGGTCGTTTTGTTGCTGAGATGGGTGGGAAAGGAAATATTTCTTCAATCGTAAATGCGATTAAACAAAGTATGGATGAATTGGGTTATACGTATATTGAAGATTATTTTCCATGGTACTTTCCAACTGCAGAAGCGTATAGAGAATTATTACAACGTGCCGGTTTTCAAGTAAAAATGATGACATTATACGAACGTCCGACTCCTCTCATTGGAGATGATGGTATCAAAAATTGGCTTCAAATGTTTAGTACTACTATTTTTCAGCATTTGTCTGAAGATCAAAAAAATAATGTTGTTCAATTATGTGAGAAGATTTTAAAACCTCAGTTATATAAAGAACATACTTGGATTGCCGATTATTGGAGAATCCGTTTTGTTGCAGTAAAATAG
- a CDS encoding VOC family protein produces the protein MENNWPYEMKVAQIRVARPTDQLDKLVEFYCKGLGLKKIGSFEGHRGYTGVMIGLPGFDYHLEFTQHIEGSPCKAPTKDNLLVFYMPNRKQIEQITNRLKIMGYDSVEPENGYWGEKGVTIEDPDGWRIVLMNTAGIGDK, from the coding sequence ATGGAAAACAATTGGCCATATGAAATGAAAGTAGCGCAAATAAGGGTGGCACGTCCTACAGATCAACTAGATAAACTAGTAGAGTTCTATTGTAAGGGATTAGGGTTAAAAAAGATTGGATCATTTGAGGGACATCGGGGATATACAGGAGTAATGATTGGACTTCCTGGTTTTGACTATCATTTAGAATTTACCCAACATATTGAGGGTAGTCCTTGTAAAGCACCAACAAAGGATAATCTTCTAGTCTTCTATATGCCTAATCGTAAACAAATTGAACAAATCACTAATCGATTAAAAATTATGGGGTATGATTCAGTTGAGCCAGAGAATGGCTATTGGGGAGAAAAAGGCGTTACGATTGAAGACCCTGATGGATGGAGAATTGTCTTAATGAACACCGCTGGTATTGGTGATAAGTGA
- the tenA gene encoding thiaminase II: MTFCEEIRKETNLYWEGSFDHPFVKGLVEGTLPIEKFKFYIMQDAYYLKNYTKVLAIAASKATTNEDINYFLETARHINEAELELHRTVFQELGVTEQELANFEPAPAAYNYVSHMYNAAYNGDVAEAFAALFPCPWLYQEIGEKYKDAKPGVKLFEEWIAMYSDPDYKEKIELQKSMMNRFAEEQPEKVALLKSHFKKSCFYEWKFWEMPWTLEDWKGEVVNYEYI, from the coding sequence ATGACATTTTGCGAAGAGATAAGAAAAGAAACGAACCTGTATTGGGAAGGGAGTTTTGATCATCCATTTGTAAAAGGGTTAGTTGAAGGGACATTACCAATTGAGAAATTTAAATTTTATATTATGCAGGATGCTTATTATTTAAAAAATTACACGAAAGTATTAGCTATTGCCGCTTCAAAAGCAACAACCAATGAAGATATCAACTATTTCCTAGAAACAGCTCGTCACATCAATGAAGCTGAACTTGAATTACATCGAACAGTTTTCCAAGAGCTTGGTGTTACAGAGCAAGAATTAGCAAATTTTGAACCAGCACCAGCCGCATACAATTATGTGAGTCATATGTACAATGCTGCTTATAATGGCGATGTTGCTGAAGCGTTTGCTGCCTTGTTCCCATGCCCTTGGCTGTATCAAGAAATTGGAGAAAAGTATAAAGATGCTAAACCGGGTGTCAAACTCTTCGAAGAATGGATTGCAATGTACAGTGACCCTGATTATAAAGAAAAAATTGAATTACAAAAATCGATGATGAATCGTTTTGCAGAAGAACAACCAGAAAAAGTAGCATTGTTGAAGTCGCATTTCAAAAAAAGTTGCTTTTATGAATGGAAGTTTTGGGAAATGCCATGGACTTTAGAAGATTGGAAAGGTGAAGTAGTAAATTATGAGTATATCTAA
- the thiM gene encoding hydroxyethylthiazole kinase, with amino-acid sequence MSISKIRMTSPLVHCITNYVVANFTANGLLAIGASPVMADEVSEVEEMVSNASALLLNIGTINSRTKQAMILAGRKANERQIPVVLDPVGVGATAFRKQTVQELLEAVKFALIRCNVGELATIAGVKWQAKGVDSGEGEIDVVQVAQQVARQYHCLVIVTGPADILTNGEQTYSIAGGHELMTQVTGTGCLLSAICTAALAVVGDPLIVLHDVLQDYKNVAERASIAGPLGSFQVEVVNGLHDLSRGEQ; translated from the coding sequence ATGAGTATATCTAAAATTCGAATGACAAGTCCTCTTGTTCATTGTATTACAAATTATGTAGTAGCAAACTTTACAGCGAATGGTTTGTTGGCAATTGGCGCTTCACCTGTAATGGCAGATGAAGTGTCAGAAGTTGAAGAAATGGTATCCAATGCATCTGCATTATTGCTTAATATCGGAACCATTAACAGTCGTACAAAGCAAGCAATGATACTTGCAGGGCGTAAAGCAAACGAGAGACAAATACCGGTTGTACTGGATCCTGTTGGCGTAGGTGCTACAGCTTTTCGAAAACAAACGGTTCAAGAATTACTAGAAGCAGTGAAATTTGCTTTAATCCGTTGTAATGTGGGGGAACTAGCAACCATTGCAGGTGTTAAATGGCAAGCGAAAGGTGTAGACAGTGGTGAAGGAGAGATCGATGTTGTACAAGTTGCACAACAAGTGGCTCGTCAATATCATTGTCTAGTCATTGTGACGGGTCCTGCAGATATCTTAACAAATGGCGAGCAAACTTATAGCATTGCAGGAGGTCACGAGTTAATGACACAAGTAACAGGAACAGGCTGCTTACTTAGTGCCATTTGTACTGCGGCATTAGCTGTTGTAGGCGATCCGTTAATTGTACTTCATGATGTTTTACAAGATTATAAGAATGTTGCAGAACGTGCATCCATTGCTGGCCCATTAGGTTCCTTCCAAGTAGAAGTAGTTAATGGATTGCACGATTTATCTAGAGGTGAACAATAA
- the thiD gene encoding bifunctional hydroxymethylpyrimidine kinase/phosphomethylpyrimidine kinase, translated as MDIVMTIAGSDSGGGAGIQADLKTFQELGVFGTSAITALTAQNTLGVEGIFPSTAEFVQQQIEAVLRDLPVKAAKTGMLFSAEIIETVAQSLKDKEIQLVIDPVMIAKGGASLLQLEAVKALKSSLLPLATVLTPNIPEAEVISGMTIKTTADIDKAANIILDMGVACVVMKGGHLEGEEAIDTVYFKNGTSFSMQTKRIQTQQTHGTGCTFSSAITAFLGKGSDLRAAIIEAKKYVQLAIQNPLNIGHGHGPTNHFAYKKLNGNCEVRILEQN; from the coding sequence ATGGATATTGTAATGACAATAGCAGGTTCTGATAGTGGTGGAGGCGCAGGAATCCAAGCAGATTTAAAAACATTCCAAGAGTTAGGGGTTTTTGGTACATCAGCCATTACCGCATTAACTGCACAAAATACTCTGGGTGTAGAGGGGATTTTTCCTTCAACAGCAGAATTTGTACAACAACAAATTGAAGCAGTGTTGAGAGATTTGCCTGTTAAAGCAGCCAAAACAGGTATGCTTTTTTCGGCAGAAATCATTGAAACAGTTGCACAAAGTTTAAAAGATAAAGAGATCCAACTTGTTATCGATCCAGTCATGATTGCTAAAGGTGGTGCATCTCTCCTTCAATTAGAAGCTGTAAAAGCATTAAAGAGTTCCTTATTACCACTTGCTACGGTACTAACACCAAATATACCAGAGGCAGAAGTAATCAGTGGAATGACCATTAAAACGACCGCAGATATTGATAAAGCAGCCAATATTATATTGGATATGGGCGTTGCTTGCGTTGTCATGAAGGGTGGACATTTAGAAGGTGAAGAGGCGATTGATACCGTTTATTTCAAGAATGGTACATCATTTTCAATGCAAACCAAACGTATTCAAACGCAACAAACACATGGAACAGGCTGCACATTTTCATCTGCAATCACGGCCTTTTTAGGAAAGGGTTCCGACTTACGTGCAGCAATTATTGAAGCAAAGAAATATGTTCAATTAGCGATTCAAAATCCTTTAAATATCGGTCATGGTCATGGTCCAACTAATCACTTTGCATATAAAAAGCTAAATGGAAATTGCGAGGTGAGAATACTTGAACAGAACTGA
- the thiE gene encoding thiamine phosphate synthase has product MNRTDLAVYFIMGTPNCKHDPLVVLEAALKAGVTIFQLREKGENALRGKDLERFAIACQMLCKEYNVPFIVNDDVELALKINADGVHVGQDDIALGEIRTRFDGKIVGVSVHTKEEMDNAVAGGADYVGIGPIFETKSKSDAKKPAGVTFLHQARTIYPEFPIVAIGGISEQNATEVIQAGADGVAVISAICESSNIQATIQTFKALS; this is encoded by the coding sequence TTGAACAGAACTGATTTAGCTGTTTACTTTATTATGGGGACTCCAAATTGTAAGCACGATCCACTAGTAGTTCTTGAGGCAGCGTTAAAAGCAGGTGTAACGATATTTCAACTACGTGAAAAAGGAGAGAATGCGTTAAGAGGGAAAGATTTAGAGCGTTTTGCCATAGCATGCCAAATGCTATGTAAAGAGTACAATGTTCCTTTTATCGTAAATGATGATGTCGAACTTGCTTTGAAAATCAACGCTGACGGTGTTCATGTGGGGCAAGATGATATAGCACTTGGAGAAATTCGCACAAGATTCGATGGAAAGATTGTTGGCGTCTCTGTGCATACAAAAGAAGAAATGGACAACGCAGTGGCAGGAGGAGCAGATTATGTTGGTATTGGACCAATATTTGAAACAAAATCAAAATCTGATGCGAAGAAACCAGCGGGCGTAACGTTTTTACATCAAGCAAGAACAATTTACCCCGAGTTCCCAATTGTCGCGATTGGTGGCATAAGCGAACAAAACGCTACAGAAGTAATTCAAGCTGGAGCAGATGGTGTAGCAGTTATTTCAGCAATTTGTGAAAGTTCAAATATACAAGCTACTATTCAAACATTTAAAGCATTATCATAA
- a CDS encoding phenylacetate--CoA ligase family protein: MSNKFFIEKALKSKFYQQKLVNVNLEDWSNIPFTTKSDLRNVDTYDVLGTNRQDIATYHETSGTTGTPTPSWFSYNDIQQEADVLLRSDLKLNENDLILNRFPFAVALPAFILYWAAEKAHAGHIGVDQWSQATPLKRVVEIINRTSPTILALGPTEAVKLYQTGKQMGQQFPVQGLRALILGGELVSPARKKYIEKLWGVPVYLLFGSTETGGLFVTCQAGHYHLNHPQVKIEAVDDNGHPVRNNTIGNCVISSGREGMPLLRYYNNDRIEIREAKMCSCGDDNPIVVHYGRQDDAITINNRVISLYEIQEAVYALSLVPFMWNLRYEHESIVFILQYLNTINCGPIQKELSDLLGMDVSIELQDIIPIETLTEKPAFGKYSYVKKFEDAELVTH; this comes from the coding sequence ATGAGTAATAAATTCTTTATAGAGAAAGCGTTGAAATCTAAATTTTATCAACAAAAATTAGTAAATGTAAATTTAGAAGACTGGTCCAACATTCCTTTTACCACTAAGAGTGATCTTAGAAATGTAGATACATATGACGTGCTAGGCACCAATCGACAAGATATTGCAACATACCATGAAACTAGTGGCACTACGGGTACACCAACACCAAGTTGGTTTAGTTATAACGATATACAACAAGAGGCGGATGTTTTACTACGTTCGGATCTCAAACTGAACGAAAATGACCTAATTTTAAATCGTTTTCCATTTGCCGTTGCCTTACCTGCCTTTATCTTGTACTGGGCAGCAGAAAAGGCACACGCAGGTCATATAGGTGTTGATCAATGGAGTCAAGCAACACCACTTAAAAGAGTAGTAGAAATAATAAATAGAACATCTCCTACTATTCTAGCTTTAGGTCCTACAGAAGCGGTAAAGCTCTATCAAACCGGGAAACAAATGGGACAACAATTCCCAGTACAAGGATTAAGAGCTCTCATTTTAGGAGGCGAATTAGTTTCCCCAGCAAGAAAGAAATATATTGAAAAACTATGGGGTGTTCCAGTCTATTTATTATTTGGTAGTACGGAAACAGGAGGATTGTTTGTGACTTGCCAAGCTGGGCACTATCACCTTAATCATCCTCAAGTAAAAATAGAAGCTGTGGATGATAACGGTCATCCAGTACGGAATAATACAATCGGCAATTGTGTTATATCTTCTGGTAGAGAAGGAATGCCTCTTCTTCGATATTATAACAATGATCGAATAGAAATTCGTGAAGCAAAAATGTGTAGTTGTGGTGATGACAATCCAATTGTTGTTCACTATGGTCGACAAGATGATGCCATTACTATAAATAATAGAGTAATAAGTCTGTACGAAATTCAAGAAGCAGTGTACGCTCTTAGCCTTGTTCCATTTATGTGGAATCTTAGATATGAACATGAATCGATTGTTTTTATTTTGCAATATTTGAATACTATCAATTGTGGTCCAATCCAAAAAGAACTATCTGATTTACTTGGCATGGATGTTTCAATAGAATTACAAGATATTATCCCGATTGAAACTTTAACTGAAAAGCCTGCATTTGGTAAATACTCATATGTTAAAAAATTTGAAGATGCGGAATTAGTTACTCATTAA
- a CDS encoding methyl-accepting chemotaxis protein, whose product MTSKKNIYVICLLLLIIPNGFLLANALTYGLNLLSLLSMISSLVIFLILFFTIGSIPKEKETVIKSINLPPKADIENTIDTNNKRSQNATIEIIEVKNNYQKINKLSENILNGATIQVKNVEKSTGLMIAISDSVEQIATSTEAVATTSQLTNEATTKGFESLDIVLKQMDAINISVENLSAVLTDLAKFSTDIGKIVHTITDISSQTNLLALNAAIEAARAGEHGRGFAIVADEVRKLSEEVQNSSNQIIQIVSSIQNNVDKSVNLIEEGRETVKHGVQSANDIQQTFGIIQNEIMEVSNQITDVSAAIQELAAGSEEITKTVEFTKKVQDSGVNMIEELHSIIQENITTLEKAD is encoded by the coding sequence GTGACTTCAAAAAAGAATATCTATGTTATTTGTTTGTTACTTCTTATTATTCCTAATGGATTTTTACTGGCTAATGCACTAACTTATGGTTTAAATTTGCTTAGCTTACTGTCAATGATTTCTTCACTTGTAATTTTTTTGATTCTTTTCTTCACAATAGGTTCTATTCCAAAAGAAAAAGAAACTGTTATTAAATCCATTAATTTACCACCGAAAGCAGACATAGAAAATACAATCGACACAAACAATAAGCGCTCACAAAATGCAACTATTGAAATAATTGAAGTAAAAAATAATTATCAAAAAATAAATAAACTATCAGAAAATATTTTAAACGGGGCTACTATTCAAGTAAAAAATGTTGAAAAAAGCACTGGTTTGATGATTGCCATTTCGGATAGCGTGGAACAAATTGCTACGAGCACAGAAGCAGTGGCCACCACCTCACAATTAACCAATGAAGCAACAACAAAAGGTTTCGAATCACTGGATATTGTGCTTAAACAAATGGATGCTATTAATATTTCTGTTGAAAATCTTTCAGCTGTTCTTACCGATTTAGCTAAATTCTCAACTGATATTGGCAAAATCGTTCATACAATAACAGATATCTCTAGTCAGACAAATCTATTAGCATTAAATGCTGCTATTGAAGCCGCACGGGCAGGTGAACATGGCCGGGGTTTTGCGATTGTAGCTGATGAGGTAAGAAAATTATCCGAAGAGGTTCAAAATTCATCCAATCAAATTATACAGATTGTTTCTTCGATTCAAAACAATGTGGATAAGTCTGTGAATTTGATTGAAGAAGGGAGAGAAACAGTAAAACACGGAGTACAGAGTGCCAATGATATACAACAGACCTTTGGCATTATTCAAAATGAAATTATGGAGGTATCTAACCAAATTACAGATGTCTCTGCTGCAATTCAAGAATTAGCTGCTGGCTCAGAAGAAATTACGAAGACAGTAGAATTCACCAAAAAGGTTCAGGATAGCGGTGTTAATATGATTGAAGAATTACATTCAATCATTCAAGAGAATATTACAACTCTCGAAAAAGCCGATTAG
- a CDS encoding TetR/AcrR family transcriptional regulator: MATRKKIDFNIVLQKSINLIDENGLDELSLSSLAKELQIRPPSLYNHINSLSELKQALAIQGLKELYQYMLHAAIGKSGDDAIRNLSYAYVQFVRTHPGLYDTTTRFPNPEDPELQHQQQLIVELVMQVLEAYGLQKEMSIHMVRGFRSILHGFTSIEQTGGFGMPLDTDQSLSLLIDTFIRGIHSITNYSSDNRKRL; the protein is encoded by the coding sequence ATGGCAACTCGTAAGAAGATAGACTTTAATATAGTTCTACAAAAATCGATTAATCTCATAGATGAAAATGGATTGGATGAATTATCTCTGAGTTCATTAGCTAAAGAATTACAAATCCGTCCACCTTCTTTATATAATCATATAAATAGTCTTTCAGAATTGAAACAGGCTTTAGCTATTCAAGGTCTAAAAGAGCTTTATCAATACATGCTTCATGCTGCAATAGGAAAGTCAGGAGACGATGCAATACGTAATCTTAGTTATGCTTATGTTCAATTTGTCAGAACACACCCAGGTCTTTATGATACTACAACTCGCTTTCCAAATCCTGAAGACCCAGAACTACAGCATCAACAACAACTAATCGTTGAACTCGTGATGCAAGTTCTCGAAGCCTATGGTTTACAAAAGGAAATGTCCATTCACATGGTTAGAGGATTTAGAAGTATTTTGCATGGATTTACGTCAATTGAGCAAACGGGTGGCTTTGGAATGCCTTTAGATACTGATCAAAGTCTATCCTTACTAATTGATACGTTTATTAGAGGAATTCATTCTATAACCAATTACTCTAGCGACAATAGAAAGCGATTATAA